A genomic region of Bubalus kerabau isolate K-KA32 ecotype Philippines breed swamp buffalo chromosome 10, PCC_UOA_SB_1v2, whole genome shotgun sequence contains the following coding sequences:
- the RPL10L gene encoding ribosomal protein uL16-like: MGRRPARCYRYCKNKPYPKSRFCRGVPDAKIRIFDLGRKKAKVDEFPLCGHMVSDEYEQLSSEALEAARICANKYMVKSCGKDGFHIRVRLHPFHVIRINKMLSCAGADRLQTGMRGAFGKPQGTVARVHIGQVIMSIRTKLQNKEHVIEALRRAKFKFPGRQKIHISKKWGFTKFNADEFEDKVAKKRLIPDGCGVKYVPNRGPLDKWRALNS; the protein is encoded by the coding sequence ATGGGCCGCCGCCCTGCCCGTTGTTACCGGTACTGTAAGAATAAGCCTTACCCAAAGTCTCGCTTCTGCCGAGGTGTCCCCGATGCCAAGATCCGCATCTTTGACCTGGGTCGGAAGAAGGCCAAAGTGGATGAGTTCCCACTCTGTGGCCACATGGTGTCTGATGAATATGAGCAGCTCTCTTCCGAAGCCCTGGAGGCCGCCCGAATTTGTGCCAACAAGTACATGGTGAAAAGTTGCGGCAAAGATGGCTTTCACATTCGAGTGCGACTCCATCCATTCCATGTCATCCGCATCAACAAGATGTTGTCCTGTGCTGGTGCTGACAGGCTTCAGACAGGTATGCGAGGTGCCTTTGGAAAGCCCCAGGGTACGGTGGCCCGAGTCCACATTGGTCAAGTCATCATGTCCATCCGCACCAAGCTTCAGAACAAGGAACATGTGATTGAAGCTTTACGCAGGGCCAAGTTCAAGTTCCCTGGGCGCCAGAAGATTCATATCTCCAAGAAATGGGGCTTTACCAAGTTTAATGCTGATGAATTTGAAGACAAAGTGGCTAAGAAGCGCCTCATTCCCGATGGTTGCGGAGTCAAATATGTCCCCAACCGTGGACCTTTGGACAAGTGGCGAGCTCTGAACTCCTGA